In Anaerobacillus isosaccharinicus, one genomic interval encodes:
- a CDS encoding S-layer homology domain-containing protein produces MKKVLVIFALLIYFMPIMVTHANGDKSNPFYFQAESLHTLGLFKGTNFGFELDRKPNRLEGAVMLVRLLGKEQQALAANYSHPFKDVPNWASPYVGYMYVNKLTSGVNSTTYGAQQHITGAQYGTFLLRALGYEDAKGDFVWSQSVNKLAEVGVIHPLEREVFATTNFLRGHVAALSNQALDVNLKESSNSLLHTLVADGAVSKAAAEKAKQLTSLEANLKLETIMKSHQINKVELLSIFHQGASPQYALELAVGMKESREIFEIAIAKGANINPELYTAITMNDLQLVKLLLDLGANPNYQHPNFDFSPLQLASNGGITSFLLTKQGTRQTYKAERSELIRKLLLQYGAVAKSQDLSGALASWNPSLLEEFLQLGADPNGLVPKTVILNGTSISLIPNRQATSTQPVILQAIDQASWNPSPEALKNVELLIAYGATLEAASQSQLDRILYLAKALDYPTLEAAFVAAGANY; encoded by the coding sequence GTGAAAAAAGTTTTGGTCATTTTTGCTTTACTAATTTATTTTATGCCAATAATGGTGACTCATGCAAATGGGGATAAGAGTAATCCGTTCTATTTTCAGGCTGAGTCACTGCACACACTAGGTTTATTCAAAGGTACGAATTTCGGTTTTGAATTAGACCGCAAACCAAATCGTTTAGAAGGGGCTGTCATGTTAGTGCGCTTATTGGGCAAAGAACAACAGGCGCTAGCGGCAAATTATTCACATCCTTTTAAAGACGTACCTAACTGGGCAAGTCCATACGTTGGTTATATGTATGTAAACAAATTAACTTCAGGGGTTAATAGCACTACATATGGTGCCCAGCAGCATATTACTGGAGCTCAGTATGGAACATTTCTGCTCCGAGCACTCGGTTATGAAGATGCCAAAGGGGATTTTGTGTGGAGCCAATCTGTTAATAAACTGGCAGAGGTTGGAGTTATTCACCCATTAGAAAGAGAAGTATTTGCCACAACGAATTTTCTAAGAGGGCATGTAGCGGCATTATCGAACCAAGCTTTAGATGTTAATCTGAAAGAAAGCTCCAACTCTTTATTACATACTCTTGTAGCCGATGGTGCAGTTTCTAAAGCCGCGGCTGAAAAAGCAAAACAGCTTACTAGTTTAGAAGCGAACCTTAAATTAGAAACTATAATGAAATCTCACCAAATTAACAAAGTGGAGCTCCTTTCTATCTTTCACCAAGGTGCAAGTCCTCAATATGCTTTGGAGTTAGCTGTCGGTATGAAAGAGAGTCGTGAGATTTTTGAAATTGCGATAGCAAAAGGAGCTAACATAAATCCTGAACTATACACGGCGATTACAATGAATGATTTGCAACTAGTGAAATTGCTTTTAGATTTAGGAGCTAATCCTAACTACCAGCATCCTAACTTTGATTTTAGTCCATTACAACTTGCGTCAAATGGTGGCATAACTTCATTTTTATTAACGAAGCAAGGCACAAGGCAAACGTATAAAGCTGAGCGAAGTGAGTTAATCAGAAAGTTACTTCTACAGTACGGGGCAGTAGCCAAGTCACAAGATTTATCAGGAGCCCTAGCATCATGGAATCCATCACTATTAGAAGAATTCCTTCAACTAGGAGCAGATCCAAACGGTTTGGTACCAAAAACAGTCATTTTAAACGGAACGAGCATTTCTTTGATTCCAAATCGTCAAGCAACATCAACCCAGCCAGTCATATTGCAGGCTATTGATCAAGCATCTTGGAATCCTAGCCCTGAAGCATTAAAAAATGTAGAACTATTGATTGCGTACGGTGCAACGTTAGAAGCAGCATCTCAATCGCAGCTAGATAGAATTTTATACTTAGCTAAAGCTTTGGATTACCCAACGCTAGAAGCTGCGTTTGTTGCAGCAGGGGCTAATTACTGA
- a CDS encoding BMP family lipoprotein, whose amino-acid sequence MVSKNTKLVVIFFLLFVMIGCSNGTDFQEKDYLKVGIMLSDVGLGDQSFSDSAFLGVMQARDELDILFSYKELGDTGTYLQGLTELVEEEHDLIIGLGFMVKDDLEKVASTYPNQQFLLIDDVSDLDNITSLVFKEHEGSFLAGLVAGMKTKTNKVGFIGGGDFPLIHKFAAGFKQGVKASNKDAEILIEYANDFGNDKLGEKMARSMIAEGADFIYPAAGYTGVGALNEAQNSGVYGIGVDTDQYFLAENAVVTSMLKKIDVAIFQAIKLFVENGELTEDIIELGLKEDGVGLAEIRIISLKANEQEILTDYIEKILSGSLTIESTLK is encoded by the coding sequence ATGGTTAGTAAAAACACAAAGTTAGTCGTTATCTTCTTTTTATTATTCGTTATGATAGGGTGCAGTAATGGAACTGATTTTCAGGAAAAAGATTACTTAAAAGTAGGTATTATGTTGTCAGACGTCGGACTTGGTGATCAATCATTTAGTGACTCTGCATTTTTAGGTGTCATGCAAGCAAGGGATGAATTAGATATTCTTTTTTCTTATAAAGAACTAGGTGATACAGGTACATATCTTCAAGGTTTAACAGAATTAGTGGAGGAAGAACACGACCTAATTATCGGTCTCGGTTTTATGGTCAAAGATGATTTAGAGAAAGTAGCTAGTACTTATCCTAATCAACAATTTCTACTTATTGACGATGTATCGGACCTGGATAATATTACATCTCTTGTTTTTAAAGAACATGAAGGCAGCTTTCTTGCAGGGCTTGTTGCTGGTATGAAGACGAAAACGAATAAAGTTGGTTTTATTGGTGGTGGTGATTTCCCGCTAATTCATAAATTTGCGGCTGGTTTTAAACAAGGGGTAAAGGCTAGCAATAAAGACGCTGAGATTTTAATAGAATATGCAAATGACTTTGGTAATGATAAGTTAGGTGAAAAAATGGCAAGATCGATGATAGCAGAAGGCGCTGATTTTATATACCCAGCGGCAGGCTATACTGGGGTTGGCGCTTTAAATGAAGCTCAAAACTCTGGAGTCTATGGCATTGGTGTAGATACGGATCAATATTTTTTAGCGGAGAATGCGGTAGTTACATCTATGCTAAAAAAGATCGATGTAGCGATTTTCCAAGCAATTAAACTTTTTGTTGAGAATGGTGAACTTACTGAAGACATCATTGAATTAGGACTAAAAGAAGACGGTGTTGGATTAGCGGAAATTCGAATTATTTCACTGAAAGCTAACGAGCAAGAAATCCTTACTGACTATATAGAAAAAATACTGAGCGGAAGCTTAACAATTGAGAGTACATTAAAGTAA
- a CDS encoding methyl-accepting chemotaxis protein, with amino-acid sequence MNLKRKLLVNSLTGLTLALIMVAFIVISMLSIQSANKDYVNVVISVQRLEGAVSSSRLLLNNYAYNMTNQNGEAVIQSFTAIEELIQTLEETLVTENNKQLLATIKLKLETLETAAIQAVSNGDTSEAQRQSIRTLGISNDIYVLNHRTTEYYQYLVDQTEIQIRSVIISTLIGSLILILVTAVVAQIITKSITAPIRRLSENAEKVAAGDLTIDLTEIRGNDEIANLNRSFSSMFTNLKSVIGSLSTVTKNVENFTRDIQQETSQLTEVNVQVTTSTEELAAGAQSISEDLSEAVDAVEAMNKEFEKNLEESKASASNSRDVLEHVTKGMTVITNQHKLVKENVAATTDIQNSVEAFTTYASEIQTMAEIVSSIADQTNLLALNAAIEAARAGEAGKGFSVVASEVRKLAEQSSNATSQIFKTVEKITEGINNTKGAMTKGMEIVNEQSESIEVTMEVFKSIEGMVAAISAQMNNLVLAITQSQSRSGKVLTSIESISSVTEETAAGSEEISASTAEQLRSFTIVEEKIITLRGMADELNESMKQFKI; translated from the coding sequence GTGAATTTAAAAAGAAAATTACTAGTTAATTCGTTAACAGGGTTAACTTTAGCCTTAATAATGGTAGCTTTTATTGTAATTAGTATGCTCAGTATCCAGTCTGCTAATAAAGATTATGTAAATGTGGTCATATCTGTTCAACGCTTGGAAGGAGCTGTTTCTTCTAGTAGACTACTGTTAAATAATTATGCTTACAATATGACAAACCAAAATGGAGAAGCCGTAATTCAGAGTTTTACTGCAATAGAAGAATTAATTCAAACTTTAGAAGAGACGCTAGTCACTGAAAATAATAAACAGCTACTAGCTACAATTAAATTAAAGCTTGAGACGTTGGAAACAGCTGCAATACAAGCGGTGAGTAATGGTGATACGTCTGAAGCACAAAGACAATCGATTCGAACTCTTGGTATCTCAAATGACATTTACGTATTGAACCATCGTACAACTGAATATTATCAATATCTAGTAGACCAAACCGAAATCCAAATTAGATCGGTTATCATCTCTACTTTGATCGGTAGTTTAATCTTAATTTTAGTCACTGCAGTTGTAGCTCAAATCATTACAAAATCAATTACAGCTCCGATTAGAAGGTTATCGGAAAATGCAGAAAAGGTTGCTGCTGGCGACTTAACGATAGACTTAACTGAAATTCGTGGAAACGATGAGATCGCAAACTTAAACCGTTCCTTTTCGTCCATGTTTACAAATCTAAAATCAGTTATTGGGTCGTTATCAACAGTGACTAAAAACGTTGAAAACTTCACAAGAGATATTCAACAAGAAACTAGTCAACTAACTGAAGTAAACGTCCAAGTAACAACTTCAACTGAAGAACTCGCTGCAGGCGCACAGTCGATTTCTGAAGATTTATCAGAAGCAGTCGATGCAGTTGAAGCAATGAATAAGGAGTTTGAGAAAAATTTAGAAGAATCTAAGGCTTCTGCTAGTAATAGTAGAGATGTCTTGGAGCATGTAACAAAGGGAATGACTGTCATAACAAATCAACATAAGTTAGTGAAGGAAAATGTTGCAGCAACAACAGACATTCAAAACTCAGTTGAAGCCTTTACGACCTATGCTTCTGAAATTCAAACCATGGCAGAAATAGTATCTTCGATTGCAGACCAAACAAATTTACTAGCATTAAATGCGGCTATCGAAGCAGCTAGAGCAGGAGAAGCTGGAAAAGGCTTTTCAGTAGTAGCTAGTGAAGTAAGAAAATTAGCAGAACAATCGAGTAACGCCACTAGCCAAATTTTCAAAACCGTTGAAAAAATTACAGAAGGTATTAATAATACAAAAGGTGCGATGACAAAAGGAATGGAAATTGTTAACGAACAAAGTGAGTCAATTGAAGTAACAATGGAAGTTTTTAAATCTATCGAGGGCATGGTAGCAGCCATTTCAGCACAAATGAATAACTTGGTTCTTGCTATTACTCAATCGCAAAGCAGAAGCGGTAAGGTTCTAACCTCAATTGAATCCATCAGCTCAGTAACAGAAGAAACAGCCGCCGGTAGTGAAGAAATATCTGCTTCAACAGCCGAACAATTACGTTCATTCACAATTGTTGAGGAAAAAATTATTACGCTAAGAGGAATGGCAGATGAGTTAAACGAAAGTATGAAACAGTTTAAGATATAG
- a CDS encoding copper amine oxidase N-terminal domain-containing protein — translation MSKMMKRVSLLTFLLFFIVSGVVIANNKYKGFNIVNVIVNGVTIKSDVPGINLDGRTLVPLRVISESLGAEVNWDDKSSTAKVVLSDQDGVRKKLTEANAKVHELNEKLSNSEKKFTELMADFAKNDLGKIEQEGNERSQPGPTWGSIKRDYYIIHYPQGYEKDAQKMRTNLDTAIAATLKEYQGFNLDNFFKNIADINVFISQTANRWASTGTWTILVWGNYHTDLHLLAQSAHAFPCCTNTGEEFNDSYFLKTTIHETFTLPHMYIVGSKKEGWNNVHSVPGWWGQGADDYFGHKYTPNSKALSFHKNRVIKDNLKTIHFSTTGITVANDYEDGIVLIGFLYETYGKEKFQKVLTSKEKTFEAAFLKEYGSYENLQKPFEAWLNKK, via the coding sequence ATGAGCAAAATGATGAAGAGAGTTTCCTTGTTGACATTTTTATTATTTTTTATTGTGAGTGGGGTAGTTATTGCTAACAATAAATACAAGGGATTTAACATTGTTAACGTTATTGTTAATGGGGTAACCATTAAGAGTGATGTACCAGGAATTAACTTGGACGGAAGAACGTTAGTACCGCTAAGGGTGATTAGTGAATCTTTGGGAGCGGAGGTTAATTGGGACGACAAATCAAGTACAGCAAAGGTAGTCTTAAGCGATCAAGATGGTGTAAGAAAAAAATTAACAGAAGCCAATGCAAAAGTTCATGAATTAAACGAAAAATTATCGAATAGCGAAAAGAAATTCACTGAATTAATGGCTGATTTTGCAAAAAATGATTTAGGGAAGATTGAACAAGAAGGAAATGAACGCTCTCAGCCAGGACCAACTTGGGGTTCGATTAAAAGAGATTATTACATAATCCATTATCCGCAAGGGTACGAGAAAGATGCTCAAAAGATGAGAACAAATTTGGATACGGCCATTGCCGCTACACTGAAAGAATATCAAGGATTTAACTTAGATAACTTTTTCAAAAACATTGCTGATATTAACGTTTTTATTTCGCAAACGGCAAACAGGTGGGCTTCAACAGGGACCTGGACGATTCTTGTTTGGGGCAATTATCATACAGATTTACACCTATTAGCTCAGTCAGCACACGCTTTTCCATGTTGCACAAATACTGGAGAAGAGTTTAACGATAGTTACTTCTTGAAGACGACGATTCACGAGACTTTTACATTACCGCATATGTATATCGTAGGTTCAAAAAAGGAAGGTTGGAATAATGTTCATTCAGTACCAGGTTGGTGGGGCCAGGGTGCCGATGACTATTTTGGTCATAAATACACACCTAATTCAAAAGCATTAAGCTTCCACAAAAACCGGGTAATAAAGGATAATCTCAAAACTATTCATTTTTCAACTACAGGGATCACAGTTGCAAACGATTATGAAGATGGCATCGTTTTAATTGGTTTCTTATATGAAACTTACGGAAAAGAGAAGTTTCAAAAGGTACTAACAAGTAAGGAAAAGACCTTTGAAGCAGCCTTTCTAAAAGAGTATGGTTCCTATGAAAATTTACAAAAGCCATTTGAAGCTTGGTTAAATAAAAAGTAG